The following are encoded in a window of Cryobacterium sp. CG_9.6 genomic DNA:
- a CDS encoding acyltransferase family protein: protein MKGEPGQTRRARPPATPHFRPDLNGLRALAIVPVVAFHAGIPGFSGGFTGVDVFFAISGFLITSNLLREVDRTGGLHLGAFWAARLRRLAPALCVMIAVTLVAGLIVLSPLEWATLGEQSAAAAVYASNVLFAAQSSDYFAASIDQSPLLHTWTLGVEEQFYIFWPLLIVTACVLARRRGVSPRGVIVTAFAVTLVASFVLSLWLTDARPTWAFYLLPTRAWEFAAAGLVAVLPLGRLAARLAPLQRQTLSLVGLVLVLGAVFLLNNRIPFPGFAAIVPVLGTLLLIVAGTPGDRPSDRPGDQGPDSQPVLVSHLLGAGPLQWIGSRSYSWYLWHWPAIVFAFVLLRTDSAVVGSVAGIGSLILASASYAFVEQRVRFNTRLLGSVRLTVASMAVSAAVIVALSGGVAMIAGASTTSATFAPYQAAVVARGVSTCAERTTEASGIRYCEDGDASSKKTVMLVGDSHAGMWQNALGAAAQAEGYRLVTRWLSACPAIPVAVVNAQGVHDPACTQFRTGTVRLMGEVKPQMVVIVNANSYVGRIVDGSGQSLETTAQAHSWAAAYSEFVAQIRGFGALASSIEDNPQLSFDPVLCLTRALGSEARCSSDRGSALATTRVLRTAEAVEVEALHMTARFATVPLICGSESCRVLAGTEPIFADQGHLSAAFTRLQVPDLRLFLRRTPNAQ from the coding sequence ATGAAGGGTGAGCCAGGCCAGACCAGGCGCGCGCGGCCACCGGCTACGCCGCACTTTCGCCCGGACCTCAACGGCCTTCGGGCTCTCGCCATTGTGCCCGTCGTGGCATTCCACGCGGGAATCCCCGGTTTCAGTGGGGGGTTCACGGGCGTGGACGTCTTCTTTGCCATCTCCGGTTTTCTCATCACCTCGAACCTGCTGCGCGAGGTCGACCGCACCGGCGGGCTCCACCTCGGTGCGTTCTGGGCCGCCCGATTGCGACGCCTGGCTCCCGCCCTGTGCGTGATGATCGCGGTCACGCTCGTGGCGGGGCTGATCGTGCTGTCCCCGTTGGAATGGGCCACCCTCGGCGAGCAGAGCGCGGCGGCAGCGGTCTATGCCTCCAACGTGCTGTTTGCAGCGCAGTCCTCCGACTACTTTGCAGCCAGCATCGACCAGAGTCCGCTGCTGCACACTTGGACGCTCGGCGTCGAAGAGCAGTTCTACATTTTCTGGCCGCTGCTGATCGTGACCGCCTGTGTGCTGGCGCGGCGCCGGGGGGTGTCGCCACGCGGCGTGATCGTGACAGCCTTCGCAGTCACGCTGGTGGCGTCGTTCGTGCTGTCTCTCTGGCTCACGGATGCCCGCCCCACCTGGGCGTTCTACCTGCTGCCGACCCGAGCCTGGGAATTCGCGGCCGCCGGCCTCGTGGCGGTGCTGCCGCTCGGCCGCCTGGCGGCACGCCTAGCGCCCCTGCAACGACAGACCCTTAGCCTGGTGGGTCTCGTACTCGTGCTCGGGGCGGTGTTTCTTCTGAACAACCGCATACCCTTCCCCGGCTTTGCTGCGATCGTTCCCGTTCTGGGTACGCTGCTGCTCATTGTGGCCGGCACCCCAGGCGACCGGCCAAGCGACCGACCGGGTGACCAGGGGCCGGATTCTCAGCCCGTGCTGGTTTCTCATCTGCTGGGCGCCGGGCCGCTGCAGTGGATCGGGTCACGATCGTATTCCTGGTACCTGTGGCACTGGCCGGCCATCGTTTTCGCTTTCGTGCTGCTGCGAACGGATTCGGCTGTCGTGGGAAGTGTGGCGGGTATCGGGAGTCTGATCCTCGCCAGTGCGAGTTACGCCTTCGTGGAGCAGCGCGTGCGATTCAACACGCGTCTACTCGGCTCGGTGCGCCTGACGGTTGCGTCCATGGCCGTGAGCGCCGCGGTGATCGTGGCGCTCTCGGGCGGGGTGGCCATGATCGCCGGGGCTTCCACGACCAGTGCGACCTTCGCCCCCTACCAGGCTGCCGTTGTGGCACGCGGGGTCAGCACGTGCGCCGAGCGCACGACGGAAGCGTCGGGCATCCGTTATTGCGAGGACGGGGATGCGTCATCGAAAAAAACCGTGATGCTCGTGGGCGATTCGCATGCCGGCATGTGGCAGAACGCCCTTGGTGCCGCGGCTCAAGCAGAGGGGTATCGGCTCGTCACTCGGTGGCTGTCGGCGTGCCCGGCCATCCCCGTTGCGGTTGTGAACGCGCAGGGCGTTCACGACCCGGCCTGCACCCAGTTTCGGACAGGCACCGTTCGACTGATGGGCGAGGTGAAGCCACAAATGGTGGTGATCGTGAATGCAAACAGTTACGTGGGCAGAATCGTCGACGGATCGGGTCAGTCTCTTGAAACTACCGCCCAGGCTCACAGTTGGGCCGCGGCGTACTCCGAGTTCGTGGCTCAGATACGTGGCTTCGGTGCGCTCGCGTCGTCGATCGAGGACAACCCGCAGCTCTCCTTCGATCCCGTCTTGTGCCTCACCCGAGCCTTGGGCTCGGAGGCGCGGTGTTCATCCGATCGAGGGTCCGCGCTCGCGACTACCAGGGTGTTACGTACCGCGGAAGCGGTGGAGGTCGAGGCACTACACATGACCGCACGTTTTGCGACCGTGCCGTTGATATGCGGCAGCGAGTCCTGCCGCGTACTCGCCGGCACGGAACCCATTTTCGCCGACCAGGGACACCTGTCCGCGGCCTTTACGCGCCTGCAGGTACCTGATCTGCGGCTCTTTCTCCGCCGCACTCCTAACGCGCAATAG
- a CDS encoding glycosyltransferase, translated as MIPEPEAKVLHVAYVGPVDFGSSSAEAQRMLGVTQALLEAGDRVSIGSATWPEPSFGAHQANEHAAAASGRTLTVTQLGEFPRPEWPKLRRVWRGLSWGAATRTWLSELQPAPDVIVLYGTSLGYLVRLLPLARHRHLPLVLDVVEWYQPSHLPGGRFGPFALANAVAMRVVAPRVAGVIVISRFLERYFTFAGTPSLRVPPLFEVAETPHLRPREWWSSPGHGHPLTLSYLGSAGRKDAATIRSLVCLPGLLGLTAEALCINIVGLTAQQAATLLRTPTVTHECLRFHGRLPADTARAVLADSHFSVLQRGLERFAAAGYPSKVVESLVRGVPVLANLTSDLGDVLIDGVNARILPDESPTALADAVRRALQEPYTFDRTGIASAERHRFAPRTHSQPLHDFLRSLVHGEAPS; from the coding sequence TTGATTCCTGAGCCTGAAGCGAAAGTGCTGCATGTTGCCTACGTGGGTCCCGTTGATTTTGGCTCGTCGTCGGCCGAGGCCCAGCGGATGCTGGGGGTCACGCAGGCACTGCTGGAGGCCGGTGACCGGGTCAGCATCGGTTCCGCGACCTGGCCCGAACCATCGTTCGGGGCTCATCAGGCGAACGAGCATGCAGCCGCTGCGAGCGGCCGCACGCTGACCGTGACCCAGCTCGGCGAATTTCCGAGACCGGAGTGGCCCAAGCTCCGGCGCGTCTGGCGAGGGCTCAGCTGGGGAGCTGCGACCCGCACCTGGCTCTCGGAACTCCAACCGGCCCCGGACGTGATTGTGCTGTACGGGACCTCCCTCGGTTATCTGGTGCGTCTGCTTCCGCTTGCGCGGCACCGCCACCTGCCACTCGTCCTCGATGTCGTGGAGTGGTACCAGCCCTCGCATCTTCCCGGAGGTCGCTTCGGACCCTTTGCGCTGGCGAACGCCGTGGCGATGCGCGTTGTCGCGCCGCGGGTGGCCGGTGTCATCGTGATCAGCCGCTTTCTGGAGCGGTATTTCACCTTCGCCGGCACCCCGAGTCTGCGGGTGCCTCCCCTGTTCGAGGTGGCCGAGACCCCACATCTGCGCCCCCGCGAGTGGTGGAGTTCACCGGGCCACGGGCATCCGCTCACCCTGTCCTATCTCGGGTCGGCGGGCCGCAAGGATGCGGCGACGATTCGCAGTTTGGTGTGCCTACCCGGCTTGCTGGGGCTCACCGCCGAGGCGCTCTGCATCAATATTGTGGGGCTCACCGCGCAGCAGGCCGCAACGCTCCTTCGCACCCCCACGGTGACGCATGAGTGCCTGAGGTTCCACGGACGGTTGCCGGCCGATACGGCTCGCGCAGTGCTGGCGGACAGTCACTTCTCGGTGCTTCAGCGCGGCCTGGAGCGGTTTGCCGCGGCGGGATACCCGTCCAAGGTCGTGGAGAGCCTCGTGCGCGGCGTTCCGGTGCTGGCCAACCTCACCAGCGATCTGGGCGACGTGCTCATCGACGGCGTGAATGCGCGAATTCTCCCCGATGAGTCCCCTACCGCTCTCGCGGACGCGGTGCGGCGAGCCCTGCAGGAACCATATACCTTCGACCGCACAGGCATCGCCTCCGCGGAGCGGCATCGCTTTGCACCCCGAACACATTCACAGCCACTGCACGATTTTCTGCGGTCGCTCGTTCATGGCGAGGCGCCATCATGA
- a CDS encoding NAD-dependent epimerase/dehydratase family protein yields the protein MTGRKDTMEVLVTGGCGFIGTNLVDRLLIEPEIDRVRTLDNYATGIRRAHRPGFSTASDSARVWEIEGDLRNLDDVKRATEGVQAVVHLGALPSVPRSLHDPLTTNAVNVLGTLHVLEAARANGVGHVSVASSSSVYGATITLPKVETLPTVPLSPYAVSKLATEAYANAYSTSFGMNTLALRFFNVFGPLQRADHVYAAVIPKFLAAIKNDEPLTVFGDGEQSRDFTSVHAVTDALTVALLNTVTHPTPVNLAFGTRTSLNAVIGLLRQWHPRPILVNYVAPRAGDVTHSQANPALLESLLPTVVRPDFEWALRQVYDWYMGL from the coding sequence GTGACGGGAAGAAAGGACACCATGGAGGTTTTGGTCACGGGCGGGTGCGGATTCATCGGAACGAACCTGGTGGACCGGCTCCTCATCGAACCCGAGATCGACCGCGTGCGCACCCTGGACAACTATGCCACCGGCATCCGTCGTGCACACCGACCGGGCTTTTCAACCGCGTCAGACTCGGCTCGGGTGTGGGAGATTGAGGGGGACCTACGTAACCTCGACGACGTGAAGCGGGCCACCGAGGGTGTGCAGGCCGTGGTGCACCTGGGTGCGCTGCCCTCCGTTCCCCGCTCCCTGCATGATCCCCTCACCACAAACGCCGTGAACGTGCTGGGAACACTTCACGTTCTGGAGGCCGCCCGGGCGAACGGAGTGGGTCATGTGAGCGTGGCGTCATCATCGTCGGTGTATGGGGCGACGATCACCCTGCCCAAGGTGGAAACACTGCCAACGGTCCCGTTGAGCCCCTATGCGGTGAGCAAACTCGCCACGGAGGCCTACGCGAATGCCTACTCCACGAGCTTCGGCATGAACACGCTTGCCCTGCGATTCTTCAACGTGTTTGGCCCGCTGCAGCGCGCCGATCACGTGTACGCGGCGGTCATTCCCAAATTCCTGGCCGCCATCAAGAATGACGAACCGCTCACCGTCTTCGGTGACGGCGAGCAGTCCCGGGACTTCACGTCGGTGCATGCCGTCACGGATGCCCTGACCGTAGCGCTTCTCAACACGGTGACCCACCCCACTCCGGTGAACCTGGCCTTCGGCACCCGAACGTCCCTGAATGCCGTGATCGGGTTACTGCGTCAGTGGCACCCACGCCCCATTCTGGTGAACTATGTGGCGCCACGCGCGGGCGATGTGACGCATTCTCAGGCCAATCCGGCCCTGCTCGAATCCCTGCTCCCCACGGTGGTACGGCCCGATTTCGAGTGGGCGTTACGCCAGGTATACGACTGGTATATGGGGTTGTGA
- a CDS encoding nucleotide sugar dehydrogenase, whose protein sequence is MTPQDRKLVIVGQGYVGLPVTMRAIEVGFTVVGIDLDQTRITNLRTGISYVDDVSDEQLRTALATGRYLPTTDYANTARFDVAVITVPTPLRDTLPDLSYIEQSSASLSGHLERGATVILESTTYPGTTEEMLVPILERGSGLTAGTDFYVGYSPERIDPGNKVWGFQETPKVVSGINADSLGHVKRFYDELVNRTVPVSSPKEAELTKLLENTFRHVNIALVNELAIFAHQLGVNVWESIEAAGTKPFGFMKFTPGPGVGGHCLPVDPSYLSWQVKRKLGQNFRFVELANDVNDHMPQYVVQRMLQLLNDDCKAMKNSRVLLLGLAYKRNTGDIREAPSLHLADLLRGYGAAVAAVDSHVEDHRWPSGIERTTLDRESVAHADIVVLLTEHDEFDLSLLARSSTLTLDTKNCVPAGERVHRL, encoded by the coding sequence ATGACACCACAGGACCGCAAGCTCGTCATCGTGGGGCAGGGGTATGTCGGGCTGCCCGTTACCATGAGGGCGATCGAGGTGGGCTTCACGGTTGTGGGGATTGACCTCGACCAGACCCGCATCACTAATCTGCGGACTGGAATCTCCTACGTCGATGACGTCTCCGACGAGCAGTTGCGCACCGCGCTCGCCACGGGCCGGTATCTTCCGACAACCGATTATGCCAACACCGCGCGCTTCGATGTGGCGGTCATCACCGTTCCCACCCCCCTGCGGGACACTCTCCCGGACCTGTCGTACATAGAGCAGTCGAGCGCATCGCTCTCCGGTCATCTTGAGCGGGGAGCCACGGTTATTCTCGAGTCCACCACCTACCCGGGCACAACCGAGGAAATGCTCGTGCCCATTCTCGAGCGTGGTTCCGGTCTCACTGCCGGCACGGACTTTTACGTGGGCTACAGCCCCGAACGCATCGATCCGGGCAACAAGGTGTGGGGGTTTCAAGAAACTCCCAAGGTGGTCTCCGGAATCAACGCCGATTCCCTCGGGCACGTGAAACGCTTCTATGACGAGTTAGTCAACCGCACCGTTCCCGTGAGCTCACCCAAAGAAGCAGAACTCACAAAACTGCTCGAAAATACCTTCCGTCACGTCAATATTGCGCTCGTCAACGAGCTGGCCATATTTGCGCATCAGCTGGGGGTGAATGTCTGGGAGTCCATCGAGGCCGCCGGAACGAAGCCGTTCGGCTTCATGAAGTTCACACCGGGTCCCGGTGTGGGTGGACACTGCCTACCGGTTGATCCGAGTTACCTCTCCTGGCAGGTGAAGCGCAAGCTCGGACAGAACTTTCGCTTTGTGGAACTCGCCAACGATGTGAACGACCACATGCCTCAGTACGTGGTGCAACGGATGCTCCAGCTGCTGAACGACGACTGCAAGGCCATGAAGAACTCGCGTGTGCTCCTGCTCGGACTGGCATATAAGCGAAACACCGGGGATATTCGCGAGGCGCCCTCCCTGCACCTCGCCGATCTGCTGCGTGGTTACGGAGCCGCGGTCGCCGCCGTGGACAGTCATGTGGAGGATCATCGGTGGCCGAGCGGTATTGAGCGAACGACCCTCGACAGGGAGTCGGTGGCGCACGCCGACATTGTGGTGCTGCTCACGGAACATGACGAGTTCGACCTGAGCCTTCTGGCGCGCAGTTCCACTCTCACGCTTGATACCAAGAACTGCGTTCCAGCTGGCGAGCGCGTGCACCGGTTGTGA
- a CDS encoding DUF4012 domain-containing protein, producing MKPSAVGGPGEKSRSVGRVVAVRVMLAVLAIVLLGTAWVGVRAVMARDELQSAVPLAEKIRSDVVSGNSQAASQTVAELAPHAARAVSLTSDPVWRAFETVPVLGTNLSAVRGVAAIVDSLVLDAVQPLIEAASGVNVADFAPVNGAVNLQPLLAVQPQIAAANVALARARTDVGLINAAHTLAPVRDAVAQLETVVVDAAGSVDALDRASRLLPRMLGDSGPRNYLLLVQNPGELRATGGVSGAMALIHTENGAITLTQQASTEDFTPAAEPVLPLPAETTAIYGEVTGRFIQSANLTPRFALTGALAREMWRLRYGLTVDGVLTVDPATLGYLLAATGPITVPSGEVLTADNAVQVLTRDAYARYPEPARQDAFFAAAAGAVFTALSAGQSDPVKLVAAVARGGDEGRVLVWSADKADQNVLSGTTLAGGLPVSDARAARFGIYLNDATGGKMGTYLGVKAALGQQTCGAPGRPSYRVSITLTNTAPLDAKTSRPSRITTFGEYGVTPGNVKTILSVYGVTGMTDLGLTRDGQPVDHNQSTDGGYPVTTVGVELVPGESAVLNFGYLGDEEFDGTLLAVGTPIITSQTPTMLTSICD from the coding sequence ATGAAGCCTTCAGCTGTCGGTGGACCAGGAGAAAAATCTCGATCCGTGGGGCGTGTCGTGGCAGTGCGCGTGATGTTGGCCGTGCTGGCGATCGTGCTTCTCGGGACGGCCTGGGTGGGAGTTCGCGCGGTGATGGCGAGGGACGAACTGCAGAGCGCCGTTCCACTGGCCGAGAAGATTCGCAGCGACGTCGTCTCTGGCAACAGCCAGGCGGCCAGCCAGACCGTCGCTGAACTCGCACCTCACGCTGCCCGCGCTGTGAGCCTCACGAGCGATCCTGTGTGGCGGGCATTCGAGACCGTTCCGGTACTCGGGACCAATCTTTCCGCTGTGCGTGGTGTGGCGGCGATCGTTGACAGCCTGGTTCTGGACGCCGTTCAGCCGCTGATAGAAGCTGCCAGTGGTGTCAACGTGGCTGATTTCGCACCCGTGAATGGGGCCGTGAACCTGCAGCCGCTCCTTGCCGTTCAGCCCCAGATTGCCGCCGCCAACGTGGCTCTTGCCCGGGCGCGAACCGATGTCGGACTCATCAATGCCGCCCACACCCTCGCTCCGGTCCGTGATGCGGTGGCACAGCTCGAGACGGTGGTTGTCGACGCGGCCGGAAGCGTTGATGCGTTGGACCGTGCCAGCCGTCTGCTTCCGAGAATGCTCGGCGACTCCGGCCCACGAAACTATCTCCTGTTGGTGCAGAATCCCGGAGAGCTTCGCGCCACGGGCGGCGTTTCGGGGGCGATGGCACTGATTCACACGGAGAACGGTGCCATCACTCTTACCCAGCAGGCAAGCACCGAAGACTTCACCCCAGCTGCTGAACCTGTTCTTCCCCTACCTGCGGAGACGACCGCTATTTATGGTGAGGTCACGGGGCGATTTATTCAGAGCGCAAACCTCACTCCCCGGTTCGCCTTGACGGGAGCCCTAGCTCGGGAGATGTGGCGACTTCGCTACGGCCTCACGGTCGACGGTGTGCTCACGGTCGACCCAGCAACTCTTGGCTACCTGCTCGCTGCCACTGGTCCGATCACGGTGCCCAGCGGCGAGGTGCTCACAGCCGACAACGCGGTTCAGGTTTTGACGAGGGACGCGTATGCGCGGTACCCCGAACCGGCCCGGCAGGATGCGTTTTTTGCCGCGGCAGCGGGCGCTGTCTTCACCGCACTTTCTGCGGGTCAGTCTGATCCGGTAAAGCTCGTTGCAGCTGTGGCCCGGGGTGGTGACGAAGGGCGTGTGCTCGTCTGGAGTGCGGACAAAGCAGACCAGAATGTGCTGTCTGGGACAACGCTGGCCGGAGGTCTCCCCGTCAGCGATGCGCGGGCAGCGCGGTTTGGCATCTATCTCAACGATGCCACGGGCGGAAAAATGGGCACCTATCTCGGCGTGAAAGCAGCGCTCGGGCAGCAGACCTGCGGGGCCCCGGGGCGCCCGAGCTACCGGGTCTCCATCACTCTCACCAACACCGCCCCTCTCGATGCGAAAACGTCCCGCCCGTCCCGGATAACAACTTTCGGCGAGTACGGCGTAACGCCCGGGAACGTGAAGACGATCTTGTCGGTCTATGGGGTGACGGGAATGACGGATCTCGGGCTGACGCGGGATGGCCAACCCGTTGACCACAATCAGTCCACCGACGGCGGGTATCCCGTCACAACGGTGGGAGTTGAGCTGGTGCCTGGGGAGAGCGCGGTGCTCAACTTCGGGTATTTGGGCGACGAGGAGTTCGACGGAACGCTGTTGGCGGTGGGGACGCCGATCATCACCAGTCAGACTCCCACGATGCTTACCAGCATTTGTGACTGA
- a CDS encoding formimidoylglutamate deiminase: MSVWWAEHAWLGEEHAEQGVLIKTAGGTITRVDRNVLTPPEGATILRGLTLPGLVNAHSHAFHRALRGRTQAERGTFFTWRERMYNVASRLEPDTYYALARATFTEMLLAGITTVGEFHYLHHRPDGTPYASPTAMAMAVARAATDAGIRLTLLDTCYLRGGFGLGPDDPHVPLSPAQLRFGDGTAIAWSERATLTHQQLESATVRVGAAVHSVRAVPAEDLRTVADWAHAHTAPIHVHVSEQPAENEDCQNIYGCSPTELLARHGVLDHLASAVHATHLTVTDVQLLATNGASACFCVTTERDLADGIGPAAQLAAAGVNLTVGSDSHAVIDLFEETRGIELGERVRSGHRGYFRACDLLESATSRGAASLGWPELGRLIVGALADFVTVSPDSVRMAGAEPKTFLETVVFAAVASDVHHVVVNGVTVVEKGTHVRYPNVVADLTRAITSVCT, from the coding sequence ATGAGCGTGTGGTGGGCAGAGCACGCCTGGCTCGGTGAGGAGCACGCCGAGCAGGGTGTGCTGATCAAGACCGCGGGCGGCACAATCACGCGGGTGGACCGCAACGTTCTGACGCCGCCCGAGGGAGCTACGATTCTTCGGGGCCTCACGCTCCCCGGCCTCGTGAACGCTCACTCTCACGCCTTTCACCGAGCTCTGCGCGGAAGAACTCAAGCCGAGCGTGGCACCTTCTTCACCTGGCGCGAGCGCATGTACAACGTCGCATCGCGACTGGAGCCCGATACCTATTACGCCCTGGCCCGTGCCACCTTCACCGAGATGCTCCTCGCCGGAATCACGACGGTCGGCGAGTTCCACTATCTGCATCACCGCCCGGACGGCACACCGTACGCCTCACCGACGGCAATGGCAATGGCCGTGGCGCGGGCGGCAACGGATGCCGGCATTCGGCTCACACTCCTCGACACCTGCTACCTGCGGGGCGGTTTCGGGCTCGGACCCGATGACCCGCATGTTCCGCTCTCCCCTGCTCAGCTGCGTTTCGGGGACGGCACGGCCATCGCGTGGAGTGAGCGGGCCACCCTCACCCACCAACAACTCGAGAGTGCCACCGTGCGGGTGGGAGCGGCGGTGCACTCCGTGCGTGCCGTTCCGGCCGAGGACTTGCGCACCGTCGCCGACTGGGCCCACGCGCACACGGCACCCATCCACGTGCATGTCTCGGAACAGCCTGCCGAGAATGAAGACTGCCAAAACATCTACGGCTGTAGCCCCACCGAGTTGCTGGCCCGGCACGGCGTTCTCGACCACCTGGCGTCCGCCGTGCATGCCACCCACCTCACCGTGACCGACGTGCAGCTGCTGGCTACCAACGGCGCTTCGGCCTGCTTCTGTGTGACCACCGAGCGAGACCTTGCCGACGGCATTGGTCCGGCGGCACAGCTGGCAGCGGCAGGGGTGAACCTGACGGTGGGCAGCGACAGCCACGCCGTCATCGACCTTTTCGAAGAGACCCGTGGAATAGAACTCGGCGAGCGCGTACGCAGTGGACACCGGGGCTATTTTCGAGCCTGTGATCTGCTGGAGTCTGCCACGTCACGGGGCGCAGCCTCACTCGGCTGGCCAGAACTTGGGCGATTGATTGTCGGTGCCCTGGCAGACTTTGTCACAGTCTCTCCTGACTCGGTGCGCATGGCCGGCGCCGAACCGAAAACCTTTCTCGAAACCGTGGTTTTTGCTGCCGTTGCATCAGATGTGCATCACGTCGTGGTGAACGGTGTCACGGTAGTGGAGAAGGGCACACACGTGAGATACCCGAATGTGGTCGCAGACCTCACCCGGGCCATCACGAGCGTGTGTACCTAG
- a CDS encoding allantoate amidohydrolase yields the protein MTIVAASESLDTGAVTTFPFTTSADASASLRRSFNRLWSDLAPVGRDPRTGGYNRLAFTGVDLALREWFVGEAEARGLQVEVDQNGNQWAWWGTPEAHSVVTGSHLDSVPGGGAFDGPLGVVSSFLAVDALRAAGVAPRRSLAIVNFIEEEGSRFGLACLGSRLLTGAIDAERARGLTDANGCSFADTLKAAGISPLGLGADPEQLARVGVFVELHVEQGRYLMHGGASVGVASSIQPHGRWHFCFCGEGNHAGTTALADRHDPLLPFAEVVSAARHIALEHGAVSTCGRVRVDPNGTNVIATAVDAWFDTRGPTAESVTRVMDDLTRAGTAASDQHGVQLKVTQESSSPPVVFNVPLRDHLVQSLQVAGIDVPILATAAGHDAGILASTVPTAMLFVRNPTGISHSPNEFAAESDCIDGVVALATVLTSLLTARELPARMPVAS from the coding sequence ATGACCATTGTGGCGGCGAGCGAATCCCTCGATACTGGAGCAGTGACCACCTTCCCCTTCACCACGTCTGCAGACGCCTCCGCCAGCCTGCGCCGCTCCTTCAACCGGCTCTGGTCCGATCTGGCACCCGTGGGCCGCGACCCGCGCACGGGCGGCTACAACCGCCTCGCCTTCACCGGTGTGGACCTCGCCCTCCGGGAGTGGTTCGTGGGCGAGGCCGAGGCGCGCGGGCTGCAGGTGGAGGTGGATCAAAATGGCAACCAGTGGGCCTGGTGGGGAACGCCGGAGGCCCACTCGGTCGTCACCGGCAGCCATCTCGACAGCGTGCCGGGCGGCGGCGCCTTCGACGGCCCCCTCGGTGTCGTCAGCTCCTTCCTCGCCGTCGACGCCCTGCGAGCAGCCGGCGTCGCACCCCGGCGGTCGCTCGCCATTGTCAATTTCATCGAGGAGGAAGGGTCCCGCTTCGGCCTCGCCTGCCTCGGATCCCGACTCCTCACCGGTGCCATCGACGCTGAGCGAGCCCGCGGGCTCACCGACGCGAACGGATGCTCCTTCGCCGACACCCTCAAGGCCGCCGGCATTTCACCGCTCGGCCTCGGCGCCGACCCCGAACAGCTCGCGCGCGTGGGTGTCTTCGTCGAACTCCACGTGGAACAGGGCCGGTACCTGATGCACGGCGGGGCATCGGTAGGGGTGGCCAGTTCCATCCAGCCGCACGGTCGTTGGCACTTCTGCTTCTGTGGCGAAGGAAACCACGCGGGCACCACGGCGCTCGCCGACCGTCACGACCCCCTACTGCCCTTCGCCGAGGTCGTCTCGGCGGCCCGTCACATCGCTCTCGAGCACGGGGCGGTGAGCACGTGTGGGCGCGTTCGGGTTGACCCGAACGGCACCAACGTGATCGCAACGGCCGTCGACGCCTGGTTCGACACCCGGGGCCCCACAGCTGAGTCGGTAACGAGGGTCATGGATGATCTGACGCGCGCGGGTACCGCGGCTTCCGATCAGCACGGGGTGCAGCTCAAGGTGACCCAGGAGTCCTCCTCTCCCCCGGTCGTCTTCAACGTCCCGCTGCGAGACCACCTGGTGCAGTCGCTTCAGGTGGCTGGTATCGACGTTCCCATCCTGGCTACCGCGGCCGGCCACGACGCCGGGATTCTGGCGTCGACCGTGCCCACGGCCATGCTCTTTGTTCGAAACCCCACCGGCATCAGTCACAGCCCGAACGAATTCGCCGCCGAGAGCGACTGTATCGACGGCGTTGTGGCCCTCGCCACGGTGTTGACGTCTCTGCTCACCGCACGCGAACTCCCCGCACGCATGCCCGTGGCCTCATGA
- a CDS encoding IclR family transcriptional regulator yields the protein MTTDTSTRAVDRALSLLEVICDGDGPTLAESARLVDLAPSTALRLLRTLQSSGFVRKDEAGQYRPGSRIIQLGAQALSSDSLVGLARSAMDHLVMQTGESAYLSVQGHGDTALYLAIVEGTHSVRHANWVGRTVPLHSSAAGQALTAPGADVSAVGYVVVERGVEADVTAIAVPVRAAERTVAALSLVIPSYRVVPADVTRFGELLVQAAATVSRALGTHPETSAVAPVTREEERHD from the coding sequence ATGACGACCGACACCTCAACCCGCGCCGTCGATCGTGCGCTCAGCCTCCTCGAGGTGATCTGCGACGGCGACGGCCCCACTCTCGCCGAGAGCGCACGGCTCGTGGACCTTGCTCCGAGCACGGCACTGCGGCTGCTTCGCACCCTGCAGTCCAGCGGCTTTGTGCGCAAAGACGAGGCTGGCCAGTATCGACCCGGCAGTCGCATCATTCAGCTCGGTGCGCAGGCGCTCAGCAGCGACTCGCTCGTGGGCCTCGCGCGATCGGCCATGGACCACCTCGTGATGCAGACCGGCGAATCGGCCTATCTCAGCGTTCAGGGACACGGCGACACCGCGCTCTACCTCGCCATTGTGGAGGGTACGCACTCCGTGCGACACGCCAACTGGGTGGGACGCACCGTTCCGCTGCACTCCTCCGCCGCCGGCCAGGCGCTCACCGCACCGGGTGCCGACGTCAGTGCGGTCGGTTATGTGGTGGTGGAGCGGGGTGTCGAAGCGGATGTCACGGCAATCGCCGTTCCCGTGCGCGCCGCTGAACGAACGGTCGCGGCTCTCAGTCTCGTGATCCCCAGTTACCGCGTGGTCCCTGCCGACGTGACTCGCTTCGGTGAGCTGCTCGTTCAGGCCGCAGCGACCGTATCCCGGGCCCTCGGGACGCACCCCGAGACATCCGCTGTGGCACCCGTTACCCGAGAAGAGGAACGTCATGACTGA